The proteins below are encoded in one region of Geobacter sp.:
- a CDS encoding type II toxin-antitoxin system mRNA interferase toxin, RelE/StbE family, translated as MSYSIEFKESALKEWRKLNGAIRAQFKKKLAERLERPRVASARLSGMADCYKIKLKNAGYRLVYQVTDQRIVVIVVAVGKRENEGRLKE; from the coding sequence ATGAGCTATAGCATTGAGTTCAAAGAATCGGCCCTCAAGGAGTGGCGGAAGCTGAACGGCGCAATCCGCGCGCAGTTCAAGAAGAAGCTGGCCGAACGGCTGGAACGGCCACGCGTCGCTTCGGCCCGGCTTTCTGGCATGGCCGACTGCTACAAGATCAAACTGAAAAATGCCGGTTACCGGCTTGTCTACCAGGTTACCGACCAGCGCATCGTCGTTATTGTCGTGGCTGTAGGCAAGCGGGAAAATGAGGGCAGGTTGAAAGAGTAA
- a CDS encoding type II toxin-antitoxin system prevent-host-death family antitoxin, with product MDRIYARASVSISDLKKNPSRIINEAEGAPVAILNHNKPSAYLIPADAFEALMEKFEDYNLAQLVKEREQEPTVKVSLDEL from the coding sequence ATGGATAGAATCTATGCCCGTGCTTCCGTCAGCATCAGCGATCTGAAGAAAAACCCCTCCCGTATCATCAATGAGGCTGAGGGGGCACCGGTCGCTATCCTCAATCACAACAAGCCCAGCGCCTACCTTATTCCGGCCGACGCTTTTGAAGCGCTGATGGAGAAATTTGAGGATTACAATCTGGCGCAACTGGTTAAGGAAAGAGAGCAGGAGCCGACGGTCAAGGTTTCCCTCGATGAGCTATAG
- a CDS encoding L,D-transpeptidase family protein, which yields MYRIVDLPLLSGWLRLIALCICIVSLPGCAAMKGVQGKSWFSPRHLDTEIERNEFRVAKGEDVIGRLAATRLEEGDTLPDIARHFGLGINAIHAANPRVDVWVPEAGERVVLPLSFILPDTPRKGIVINLATMRLFQYKEDGQSLVVSTYPVGVGTKERPTPMGQMRVARKTARPTWHVPASIAADHRKKGDILPAEVPPGPENPLGEYALYLSKSGYLIHGTNKPASIGLNASNGCLRLYPENVKMLFNDTPVNTPVLIVNQPYLIGQRNGVLYMEAHAPLDDSGAIELEKTYARLKNFEKKSAHTLDWKKVKEVQTEARGIPVPILEMRQGGENEAAEIIEVEHPDRLYGKPELPELKLEAWYILAADVRDEIDALRIAAIINHQGPQIPARVLSKDNSYRVIAGPFSDISEAKDAVKRLKFDLDIDGILIEPVKEG from the coding sequence ATGTACCGAATCGTTGATCTGCCACTCTTATCCGGTTGGCTTCGCCTGATAGCTCTCTGCATATGTATTGTCTCTCTCCCCGGATGTGCTGCCATGAAAGGCGTGCAGGGGAAATCATGGTTTTCCCCACGCCACCTTGATACGGAGATCGAACGGAATGAGTTTCGGGTTGCAAAAGGAGAAGACGTCATTGGCCGGTTGGCAGCCACCAGGCTTGAAGAGGGGGATACGCTACCGGATATTGCACGACACTTCGGCCTGGGGATCAATGCAATCCATGCCGCCAACCCAAGGGTTGATGTTTGGGTGCCCGAAGCGGGAGAGCGCGTCGTGTTGCCTCTGAGTTTCATCCTGCCGGATACCCCGAGAAAAGGCATTGTGATCAACCTGGCTACAATGAGGCTCTTTCAATATAAAGAAGATGGCCAGTCTTTGGTTGTGTCGACCTATCCGGTCGGGGTCGGAACCAAAGAGCGACCCACCCCCATGGGCCAAATGCGTGTAGCGCGCAAGACAGCCCGGCCGACCTGGCATGTGCCTGCGTCAATTGCTGCGGATCATCGAAAAAAAGGGGATATTCTCCCCGCAGAAGTCCCTCCAGGGCCTGAGAATCCCTTGGGGGAATACGCGCTCTATTTGAGTAAATCGGGTTATTTGATCCATGGCACCAATAAACCGGCCAGCATCGGCCTTAATGCATCCAATGGCTGCCTGAGACTCTATCCGGAAAACGTGAAAATGCTCTTCAATGACACACCTGTTAATACACCTGTACTCATTGTCAACCAGCCATATCTCATAGGGCAACGTAATGGAGTGCTTTACATGGAAGCTCATGCGCCTCTGGATGATTCGGGCGCCATTGAGCTGGAAAAGACATATGCAAGGCTGAAAAATTTTGAAAAGAAATCAGCGCACACGCTGGACTGGAAAAAGGTTAAGGAAGTACAGACCGAAGCCCGAGGGATTCCCGTTCCCATTTTGGAGATGCGTCAAGGGGGTGAAAATGAGGCGGCAGAGATCATAGAAGTCGAGCACCCGGACAGATTGTACGGCAAACCGGAACTACCTGAACTGAAGCTGGAGGCATGGTATATCCTGGCTGCCGATGTTCGTGACGAGATTGATGCTTTGAGGATTGCCGCCATTATCAACCACCAGGGCCCGCAAATCCCGGCCAGGGTATTGTCAAAGGACAACAGCTACCGTGTTATTGCCGGCCCTTTCAGTGACATCAGCGAGGCCAAGGATGCAGTCAAACGCTTGAAATTCGATTTGGACATAGACGGTATATTGATTGAACCTGTCAAGGAGGGATAG